The Rhinopithecus roxellana isolate Shanxi Qingling chromosome 9, ASM756505v1, whole genome shotgun sequence genome contains a region encoding:
- the LOC115899598 gene encoding LOW QUALITY PROTEIN: formin-like protein 3 (The sequence of the model RefSeq protein was modified relative to this genomic sequence to represent the inferred CDS: deleted 2 bases in 1 codon) has product MSSALAAAAAAVTIFTAPERRRRRRRKTFQTFQTLNKGFFFFPTDLTFGSPAASPPALSEATSGVLAAPPAIVVYALPLQPNLQLPPPPPPPPPTSRPPLPPPALVPRPTSPAAAEKREERGALGPQRGPNPLLRRRGAPARFRRSANLFPLLFLLPQGSVRSGGEEDDPCLVRATLALLLLSFSVASEAQLPAPPPVPCVFLAPCLFRHGLRAQQGVFTCAHRPGLDAGGPHRGRRRGLGFAPCFSSPCPPTSGATLDFLPSAPGSGLTARRVQLPGLAEPRTLPGLQPRGVWA; this is encoded by the exons ATGTCTTCCGCTCTCGCTGCTGCCGCTGCCGCTGTCACAATATTCACAGCaccagagaggaggaggaggaggaggaggaaaactTTTCAAACTTTCCAGACCCTgaataaagggttttttttttttcccaccgaCCTCACCTTCGGGTCCCCAGCCGCATCGCCCCCTGCCCTGTCAGAAGCGACTTCGGGAGTCCTCGCAGCCCCgc CAGCCATTGTAGTGTATGCGCTGCCCCTGCAGCCCAACTTgcagctgccgccgccgccgccgccgccgccgccgacGTCGCGCCCACCGCTGCCTCCCCCTGCTT TGGTCCCCCGCCCTACCTCCCCAGCGGCCGCAGAAAAGCGGGAAGAGAGGGGTGCCCTTGGGCCGCAGCGGGGCCCGAATCCACTTCTGCGGCGCAGAGGCGCTCCCGCCAGGTTTCGCCGCAGCGCGAACCTCTTCCCGTTGCTCTTCCTCCTGCCACAGGGGTCTGTTCGCTCCGGGGGCGAGGAAGATGACCCCTGCCTAGTCCGGGCAACCCTAGCTCTTCTTCTACTCTCCTTCTCTGTAGCCTCTGAAGCGCAGTTGCCGGCCCCACCCCCAGTCCCCTGCGTTTTCCTCGCCCCTTGCCTCTTTCGGCATGGTCTCAGGGCACAGCAAGGTGTGTTCACCTGTGCGCACCGTCCAGGATTAGACGCTGGCGGGCCACACCGCGGAAGGCGGCGAGGCCTCGGGTTCGCCCCTTGTTTCTCCTCGCCCTGCCCGCCCACCTCCGGC GCCACCCTTGACTTCTTACCCTCTGCACCTGGCAGTGGGTTGACGGCACGGCGTGTGCAGCTTCCGGGTTTAGCAGAACCGCGGACCCTGCCCGGGCTCCAACCCCGGGGCGTGTGGGCATGA
- the CHCHD7 gene encoding coiled-coil-helix-coiled-coil-helix domain-containing protein 7 isoform X1 has translation MKCEETHAPNSNWLYVMLLSKKTVRMPLVTRRLRDPDINPCLSESDASTRCLDENNYDKERCSTYFLKYKNCRRFWNSVMMQRRQNGVKPCMPTAAERDEILRAVGKMPY, from the exons atgaaatgtgaAGAAACTCATGCACCAAACTCGAACTGGTTATATGTCATGTTACttag TAAGAAGACTGTCAGGATGCCCTTGGTAACACGGAGGCTGAGAGATCCTGACATAAATCCTTGCTTGTCG GAATCTGATGCTTCCACCAGATGTCTGGATGAAAATAACTATGACAAGGAAAGGTGTTCCACTTACTTCTTAAAGTATAAAAACTGCCGGAGATTCTGG AATTCTGTCATGATGCAGAGAAGACAGAACGGAGTGAAGCCATGTATGCCTACGGCAGCAGAAAGAGATGAAATCTTGAGAGCAGTGGGAAAGATGCCCTATTGA
- the CHCHD7 gene encoding coiled-coil-helix-coiled-coil-helix domain-containing protein 7 isoform X3 encodes MKCEETHAPNSNWLYVMLLSKKTVRMPLVTRRLRDPDINPCLSILFYLLNDASLMSVRNLMLPPDVWMKITMTRKGVPLTS; translated from the exons atgaaatgtgaAGAAACTCATGCACCAAACTCGAACTGGTTATATGTCATGTTACttag TAAGAAGACTGTCAGGATGCCCTTGGTAACACGGAGGCTGAGAGATCCTGACATAAATCCTTGCTTGTCG ATCCTATTCTACCTTTTAAATGATGCCTCTCTTATGTCTGTAAGGAATCTGATGCTTCCACCAGATGTCTGGATGAAAATAACTATGACAAGGAAAGGTGTTCCACTTACTTCTTAA
- the CHCHD7 gene encoding coiled-coil-helix-coiled-coil-helix domain-containing protein 7 isoform X2, with protein sequence MPLVTRRLRDPDINPCLSESDASTRCLDENNYDKERCSTYFLKYKNCRRFWNSVMMQRRQNGVKPCMPTAAERDEILRAVGKMPY encoded by the exons ATGCCCTTGGTAACACGGAGGCTGAGAGATCCTGACATAAATCCTTGCTTGTCG GAATCTGATGCTTCCACCAGATGTCTGGATGAAAATAACTATGACAAGGAAAGGTGTTCCACTTACTTCTTAAAGTATAAAAACTGCCGGAGATTCTGG AATTCTGTCATGATGCAGAGAAGACAGAACGGAGTGAAGCCATGTATGCCTACGGCAGCAGAAAGAGATGAAATCTTGAGAGCAGTGGGAAAGATGCCCTATTGA
- the CHCHD7 gene encoding coiled-coil-helix-coiled-coil-helix domain-containing protein 7 isoform X4: MPLVTRRLRDPDINPCLSILFYLLNDASLMSVRNLMLPPDVWMKITMTRKGVPLTS; this comes from the exons ATGCCCTTGGTAACACGGAGGCTGAGAGATCCTGACATAAATCCTTGCTTGTCG ATCCTATTCTACCTTTTAAATGATGCCTCTCTTATGTCTGTAAGGAATCTGATGCTTCCACCAGATGTCTGGATGAAAATAACTATGACAAGGAAAGGTGTTCCACTTACTTCTTAA